TATGAAGCAACACCTCGGTTAATTTGGGACATTTCTCCAGGTGCAGCTGGTGACTGTGGTTATATTGATAGTAGCCAATATTGCCCACGTAACCACACTATATATATTACTAGACGAGATATTTATATGGCATATCAGCATGGAGACAGCGCTCTAGCTTACTTGATCGCGCATGAGTATGCCCATGCTATGCAAATTGCTTTTGGATTTAACCCTAGAGTGACACCTATATCAGAACTACAAGCTGATTGTTTAGCTGGAGTTTATATCGGATTGATCCCCAATATTGTTTTTGACAATCAAGATATTTTGGAAATTGCTTCCTTTGCTTATCGCGTTGGCGATTACGCATGGTGGAGTAGACATCATCATGGAACTCCTAAACAGCGTGTACAAGCTGTAGTGATTGGCTTAAGAGGTGCAACTAATGGTAAGGGTGTTACTGCCTGTCGATTGTAGTTAGCCCTTTATTCGCCAGTAACATCATTATCTGCCCTTCGGGCAAGGCAGAAGGTACCAGGGCAGGAGGCTCAGTTGGGAAGAAAAGTTTGAAGGTATGCCTTTTGCCTTGACCAAATTGGGTTTAAGACCCCCACCAAATCGCAGATTTGGTGGTCTACAATTACTGGGGGTCAGAATCCCCCAGGAACATTGAACCTTCTGCCAACTGAGCCTCCTGCCTCCTGTCTTCTTCAAATTTATGGAGATTTTTAACAGTAATACATCAGTGAGGCAAACTCTACAGAATGCGATCGCGTTAATTAATAAGTCGCCGTCATAAATCGAACGAGTCGGGAGAATCCTAAAAGAATTCGAGTGCATCTCACTGTATTTAAATTTTAGAGCGTACAACCAAATAAATTTAGGTTAATCAAGTGAGTGTTAGAGTTGTCTGAATCTTGTTAAAGTGAAACATTATTGCCAACTGACTGGCTTGAAAGTTGATAAGGTTGGTATTCGATTAATCGAATGTTCCAAGGTCCTTTAATCTGATAACTGATGCCACGCCATTCCACTTTTTGTATTAATATCGCCGATACGACCGTGACTGCATAAACTAACTGTGTCAATGGAATTGTCACCAAGATTTTTACCATCATTAAGGCAGAAAATCGCGTCGTCGATTCACCCCGCGCCCGAATCACTCGCTGCACAACTTGCTCCACCAATACTAGTTGCACTGCCATTGCCAGGATGTAACAGACAAATCCACCTGTTATGCTAATTGCAGTACCCATGTTGCCGCTAATTAATGCAATCAGCAGCAAGGCTATTGTCAGTAAAACAGCTGATGTGGATGCGAATACTTGGGCGACAACGAGTGGCCACTGAGGATTGTATAGCCGCGTGACTAGTAATTGGCGTGTAATGAAGCGCAAGCATCGAGCTAAATTGCATTCCTCACGATTGGGCATCATGACTGTAGGTACAAACTTCACGTTTAAGCCCATCGCTTGTAATGCTTTATAGATGGGGACATCAACGGAAACGCTTTGTTTCCATATCTCCAATAGCCCTGATTGCCGTAATACAGAAAGCCTCATTGCCATTGAGCCTCCCCAAGGCGCTTGGTGGATACACATGAAGATCACGGCTACTGTGTTCCATAGATATCTAACCAGCGAACCCCACTGTCGAGTTTGTGGCATGTACCAACGGTTTCCTGTAGTGGCTCCTATCTCCTCATCCATTAGAGGTGTAACTAGTTCACGTAGCCAGTTCGGATGGGCAATGACGTCAGCATCTATAAAAGCCACTACCTGATAAGAATCGTCTAGTGCCTCGATAGCTTGCACTAATGCACTGCCTTTAAGACTACAAGTGTTGTGCCGAGCAATTAAAGGGTTGACTTGAACGTGTATTGCTCTCGCTTGCTGAATCGTTTTGTTAACGATATTCCAGGCTGGATCTTGCTGACTATCAACGACGATGTGCAAGTTGTATTGCGGATAATTCTGGTGGAGCAGAGCTTGAACACAGTTGGTTAAGAATGGATCAGCACCTCGCAAGGAAAGAATAACTGCCGCTTTGGGTAACAACTCGTCTTCTATAATCTTTGAGTTTGGCAAATTCATTGATGAGACAAAAGCCAGTACATAAAGTGTCTGCAAAATTACAAAGACTGCTAAAACCCCAAAAAGAGCGATCGCTAATTCATTCATTAATTGACCTCAAACTCATTAACTTTGCTTGGATAAGCCATACATGTGAATAATCCATTGGATAGATGCATTGCTCATAGCTGCTAACTAAGGTGAAATGAGAGAAAATTTTCAGAATCAAAATATAATCACAACTTTGGTAATCTTGATCCAAGCATTAGATTCCAGTGTCGTTACTACTAATTACCTCATTTATTCCGGTTTTTTCGAGTCTTGAGTTTCACCACGAAGCTTTCACCTTGCTACCTTGTAGTATGTCAGGGTTCTCTAAACTTCTATTTCTGATGTTTCGAGAGACGAAAAAAGCGATCGCTAAAATTCTAAGTTTCTGGCTGATTGTATATAAAGTTAATTTCTCTGTTCCTTTTAACCTTTTCAAAAATTCAATTGGTGAACTAAAAATAGACCAAGGAAAGCAGTCAGCTGCTATTAATCGAACATTATGTTTTCCATAGCATAATATCAATCCTTGACAACCAGCATTCCATCTAAATATTTGTTCAATCCAAGCTTTTTTTGGTGACTTGTCTATTGTCATATCGGTAAAGTTAGGAGTTCTGTTGGTAGAAACAACATCTAAGAATATGTCGCCTATAAAGCCTGCATACTTGGCTAGGATAGTGAGATGGGTGTCTTCACTTCTTGTACCCGGATACCTTTGAGAAATTACAACTAATAAGCTGATCATCGCATCTATTTTTCCTGCTGTGCCTCCTCCTGGCATCCACTTAAAACCCTTATATTTACCATGAACTATATTTAAAAACCATTGGAGAGGTGGCACTTCCTCACTAAAGTTAGGTAGGAGGACTTTAGTTTCATCTACTATATATTTTTGATAAATAGCGAATCTATTTCTTGTACCAAGAATATCTATTTTGGGATGCTTCTCAAGTTCCCTTACCATTAACATTAAGCCGTTAGATGCTGGTTCTATAAATGCATAGTTTTGCTCTACTAAAAACTGAGATTCAGCATCAAAAGCAATCAAAATTTTAGGTGGTATCCATCCATTCTCTATACTTTTAAGTAGTAATGATTCATAAATATCTCCCAAAA
Above is a genomic segment from Fischerella sp. JS2 containing:
- a CDS encoding glycosyltransferase family 2 protein, with protein sequence MNELAIALFGVLAVFVILQTLYVLAFVSSMNLPNSKIIEDELLPKAAVILSLRGADPFLTNCVQALLHQNYPQYNLHIVVDSQQDPAWNIVNKTIQQARAIHVQVNPLIARHNTCSLKGSALVQAIEALDDSYQVVAFIDADVIAHPNWLRELVTPLMDEEIGATTGNRWYMPQTRQWGSLVRYLWNTVAVIFMCIHQAPWGGSMAMRLSVLRQSGLLEIWKQSVSVDVPIYKALQAMGLNVKFVPTVMMPNREECNLARCLRFITRQLLVTRLYNPQWPLVVAQVFASTSAVLLTIALLLIALISGNMGTAISITGGFVCYILAMAVQLVLVEQVVQRVIRARGESTTRFSALMMVKILVTIPLTQLVYAVTVVSAILIQKVEWRGISYQIKGPWNIRLIEYQPYQLSSQSVGNNVSL
- a CDS encoding neutral zinc metallopeptidase: MKVWKALYTTLLSIGYVLTSAPAKAQELSPQAVVDEVYTGIQHIHGYEATPRLIWDISPGAAGDCGYIDSSQYCPRNHTIYITRRDIYMAYQHGDSALAYLIAHEYAHAMQIAFGFNPRVTPISELQADCLAGVYIGLIPNIVFDNQDILEIASFAYRVGDYAWWSRHHHGTPKQRVQAVVIGLRGATNGKGVTACRL